Proteins encoded in a region of the Terriglobales bacterium genome:
- a CDS encoding sigma-54 dependent transcriptional regulator, whose amino-acid sequence MTQEKVLIVEDEENERTGLAELVSLWGFRCETARDGMEALEKLDSWSPSIVVTDLMMPRLDGMELLRRVAELPQECKVIVMTAHGSVDSAVEAMKIGAYDYIQKGGDPTRLRTILRHAVSQGETERELELTRRTLRDKGVMGPLVGTSRKMQEIFHLIEMVAPSTAAVLITGESGTGKELVARTIHDLSPRKGKPFVAINCAAIPETLIESEVFGHEKGAFTGAVERRVGCFELAEGGTLLLDEIGEMPVGTQAKLLRVLEDRKLRRLGSKMETSVDVRVLAATNKIPEEAVAQGYLRNDLYYRLNVFSVGMPPLRDHKEDLPELVTTLLAEMNEKHGRKVQMVSDSVMSVFRAYAWPGNVRELRNTLERAVIVCDGGVVETKHLPPGFGQVTPRAPVQEANAVRLGVGTTVGEAEKLLILKTLEATNNNKTRAAEILGISLKTLHNKLKEYGGNQVATADVGQ is encoded by the coding sequence ATGACCCAGGAAAAGGTACTCATCGTCGAGGATGAGGAAAACGAACGCACCGGTCTGGCCGAGCTGGTCTCGCTGTGGGGCTTCAGGTGCGAAACCGCGCGGGACGGCATGGAGGCGCTGGAAAAGCTGGATTCTTGGTCGCCTTCGATCGTGGTCACCGACCTGATGATGCCGCGGCTGGACGGGATGGAATTGCTGCGGCGGGTGGCCGAACTGCCGCAGGAGTGCAAGGTGATCGTGATGACTGCCCATGGCAGCGTGGACAGCGCGGTGGAAGCGATGAAGATAGGGGCCTACGATTACATCCAGAAAGGCGGCGACCCGACCCGGTTGCGCACCATTCTGCGGCACGCCGTCAGCCAGGGCGAAACCGAGCGCGAGTTGGAACTGACGCGGCGGACGCTGCGCGACAAGGGCGTCATGGGCCCGCTGGTCGGCACTTCGCGGAAAATGCAGGAGATTTTTCACCTGATCGAAATGGTGGCGCCGAGCACAGCGGCCGTGCTGATCACCGGCGAGAGCGGAACCGGAAAAGAGCTGGTCGCGCGGACCATCCACGACCTGAGCCCGCGCAAGGGCAAGCCATTTGTGGCCATCAACTGCGCCGCGATTCCGGAGACGCTGATTGAGAGCGAAGTGTTCGGCCACGAGAAGGGCGCATTCACGGGGGCGGTGGAACGCCGGGTGGGCTGCTTCGAACTGGCCGAGGGGGGCACGCTGCTGCTGGATGAGATTGGGGAAATGCCGGTCGGGACGCAGGCCAAGCTGCTGCGCGTGCTGGAAGACCGCAAGCTGCGCCGCCTGGGCAGCAAAATGGAAACCTCGGTGGACGTGCGCGTGCTCGCCGCCACCAATAAGATCCCGGAAGAAGCGGTGGCACAGGGCTACCTGCGCAACGACCTTTATTATCGGCTGAATGTGTTCAGTGTCGGCATGCCTCCGCTGCGCGATCACAAGGAAGACCTGCCGGAGTTGGTGACGACGCTGCTGGCGGAGATGAACGAGAAGCACGGGCGCAAGGTGCAGATGGTGAGCGACTCGGTGATGTCGGTGTTCCGTGCCTACGCCTGGCCGGGGAACGTGCGCGAACTGCGCAACACGCTGGAGCGCGCGGTGATCGTTTGCGACGGGGGCGTGGTCGAGACCAAGCACCTGCCGCCGGGATTCGGACAGGTGACGCCCCGCGCCCCGGTGCAGGAAGCCAACGCGGTGCGGCTCGGCGTCGGAACGACGGTGGGCGAAGCGGAAAAACTGCTGATCCTGAAAACGCTGGAAGCGACCAACAACAACAAGACGCGCGCCGCCGAAATTTTAGGGATCAGCCTAAAGACGCTGCACAACAAGCTCAAGGAATACGGAGGCAACCAGGTGGCCACCGCGGATGTGGGACAGTAA
- a CDS encoding ATP-binding protein has product MPRSISKSRAAILHPTGSEFLEAAANDCPHGLMVEQAGRVVYANPAYARLTGFSNSAAVLGKRVAGLSIANARAEKTANGAPEFSNTTMKFRRGRQWLCLHVVLDVTERKRLEHRLHESEKMEALGRLVGGVAHDFNNVLTAITLYSDLLMEQARGRREAEEIHLAAQRGTAIVRQLLTFARQQPLAPRVVSLHKIVASMRGMLEPLLGENIKLITHFDSASDTVRVDPAQLQQVILNLIMNARDAMPGGGEVRISTGSCTLQARPAQRQPGLRPGQYVTLTVVDTGCGMDENVRARIFEPFFTTKPAGQGVGLGMAMTYGIVTQSGGAVSVSSKPGAGTRITIHLPRHAATGTATEPSPASSADTPTGTETILLVEDDHAVCASMAHLLTGAGYHVLQARNGDQALRLARAHAGGFDLLITDVVMPGMSGYDVAQHVKNIHRETEVLFISGYAAQGRAAETGAQLLRKPFSRALLAEKVRQILDHRAAVPVTAGAPQAERELP; this is encoded by the coding sequence ATGCCGCGTTCCATTTCGAAATCCCGGGCCGCAATCCTCCACCCTACCGGGAGTGAATTCCTGGAAGCCGCGGCCAACGACTGCCCGCACGGTCTTATGGTCGAACAGGCCGGGCGCGTGGTGTACGCCAACCCCGCCTATGCCCGCCTGACCGGATTCTCCAACTCCGCGGCCGTTCTCGGGAAACGGGTCGCGGGCTTGTCGATTGCAAACGCTCGGGCCGAGAAAACCGCGAATGGAGCGCCGGAATTTTCCAATACGACCATGAAGTTCCGGCGCGGACGCCAATGGTTGTGCCTGCATGTCGTACTCGACGTGACCGAGCGCAAGCGCTTGGAGCATCGCCTTCACGAATCGGAAAAAATGGAAGCGTTGGGCCGCCTGGTCGGCGGCGTCGCCCATGACTTCAACAATGTCCTGACCGCAATCACCCTGTACTCCGACCTGCTCATGGAGCAGGCGCGTGGCCGGCGCGAAGCCGAAGAGATCCACCTGGCTGCGCAGCGCGGTACCGCGATCGTGCGGCAGTTGCTGACCTTCGCTCGTCAACAGCCGCTTGCCCCGAGGGTGGTGTCGCTGCACAAGATCGTCGCCTCCATGCGCGGCATGCTGGAACCGCTGTTGGGTGAAAACATCAAGCTCATCACCCACTTCGATTCCGCGTCCGATACCGTCCGCGTCGATCCGGCCCAGTTGCAGCAAGTCATTCTGAACCTGATCATGAACGCGCGCGACGCCATGCCTGGCGGTGGCGAGGTGCGGATCTCCACCGGTTCTTGCACGCTCCAAGCCCGCCCCGCTCAGCGTCAGCCCGGGCTTCGGCCCGGACAGTACGTGACCCTGACCGTGGTGGATACCGGCTGCGGCATGGACGAAAACGTTCGTGCCCGCATCTTCGAGCCGTTTTTCACTACTAAGCCGGCCGGTCAGGGCGTTGGACTGGGCATGGCCATGACCTACGGCATCGTCACCCAAAGCGGCGGCGCAGTTTCGGTCTCCAGCAAGCCTGGCGCCGGGACCCGGATCACGATTCACCTGCCACGCCACGCCGCGACCGGCACGGCCACGGAACCCTCACCGGCTTCCTCCGCCGACACCCCCACGGGAACGGAAACCATACTGTTGGTCGAAGACGATCACGCCGTGTGCGCCTCGATGGCTCACCTGCTCACCGGCGCGGGTTACCACGTGCTGCAGGCCCGCAACGGCGATCAGGCCCTCCGCTTGGCTCGTGCTCACGCCGGCGGTTTCGATCTCTTGATTACCGACGTCGTTATGCCCGGCATGTCGGGCTACGACGTTGCTCAACACGTAAAGAACATTCATCGCGAAACCGAGGTCCTCTTTATCTCCGGATATGCGGCCCAGGGCCGCGCAGCCGAGACCGGTGCCCAATTGCTGCGCAAACCTTTCTCGCGCGCTTTGCTGGCCGAAAAGGTTCGCCAAATTCTCGATCATCGCGCGGCGGTCCCGGTCACCGCCGGCGCTCCACAAGCGGAAAGGGAACTGCCATGA
- a CDS encoding transcriptional regulator, with translation MKNATHFIASNEQSGMTAARICRCFLAVLLLVVSLVAAGQNSQQRWVTIGPEGGDVRSLAHDPHDPSHIFLGTSAGEMYLSTDAGATWSHFAHFGGSDDYVLDHIVVDSANPNTVYVAAWSIENSGGDIFRSRDGGSTWQPLPGMHGKSVRSFAVFAGDSRTLIAGALDGVFRSNDAGNNWERISPANHPEIKNIESIAIDPRSPQVIYAGTWHLPWKTTDGGATWQSMKQGIVDDSDVFSIIVDPQNPATVYLSACSGIYKSDNAGDLFHKIQSIPFSARRTRVLRQDPTNSAIVYAGTTEGLWRTLDGGKTWRRTTAPNLIVNDVDVDPRQPSHVLLATDRSGVMASEDGTQSVRASNRGFSHRQVSAVLADRNNPATLYAGVINDKEFGGVFVSHDAGAHWQQMNAGLSGHDIFTLAQTSHGDLLAGTQRGIYIYERPAGRWRATNLIVNEKIISTPARGPKLKNAKYATHKEYVRAELKGRVARIVVAGERWYAATSEGVFASYDQGHSWHGGPVGELRNFFSVDVDGEKVVASTPNSLAVSHNHGVAWTPVNLPSFVGTVSSVAMSPSAMWVSAYAGVFFSKDDGANWEHVLVGTPPQNLTSVRYDAVSQRLLGVTHSGEVYSTVDNNHWNRIADAGIHMRSVNFAGGRLLGITPFRGIVAPPAGQEVRATGGGLQ, from the coding sequence ATGAAAAACGCGACCCACTTCATCGCATCGAATGAACAGTCAGGTATGACCGCCGCGCGCATATGCCGCTGCTTCTTAGCCGTGCTGCTGCTCGTTGTGAGTCTGGTTGCGGCGGGGCAAAACTCCCAGCAGCGCTGGGTTACCATCGGGCCTGAAGGCGGCGACGTGCGCAGCCTGGCGCATGATCCGCACGATCCCAGCCACATTTTCCTGGGCACCAGCGCCGGCGAAATGTACCTGTCCACCGATGCCGGCGCCACCTGGTCGCACTTCGCGCATTTCGGCGGCAGCGACGATTACGTGCTCGACCACATCGTGGTCGACTCCGCCAACCCGAATACTGTGTACGTGGCGGCTTGGAGCATCGAAAACAGCGGCGGAGACATTTTCCGTTCCCGCGACGGAGGCAGCACTTGGCAACCGCTTCCTGGCATGCACGGCAAGTCGGTGCGCAGTTTCGCCGTTTTCGCCGGTGACTCTCGCACCCTGATCGCCGGCGCCCTGGATGGCGTTTTTCGTAGCAACGACGCCGGGAATAATTGGGAGCGCATCTCTCCCGCCAATCACCCCGAGATCAAGAACATCGAATCCATCGCCATCGATCCGCGCTCGCCGCAGGTGATTTATGCCGGTACCTGGCATCTGCCCTGGAAGACCACTGACGGCGGTGCGACGTGGCAATCGATGAAACAGGGAATCGTCGACGATTCCGACGTCTTCTCCATCATCGTGGATCCGCAGAACCCCGCTACGGTCTACCTGAGCGCCTGCTCCGGAATTTACAAGAGCGACAATGCCGGCGATTTGTTCCACAAAATCCAGAGCATCCCTTTCTCGGCGCGACGCACCCGGGTGCTGCGTCAGGATCCAACGAATTCGGCGATCGTGTATGCCGGCACAACCGAAGGTTTATGGAGAACGCTGGACGGCGGCAAAACTTGGCGTCGCACCACCGCGCCGAACCTGATCGTCAACGACGTGGATGTTGACCCGCGTCAGCCCTCCCACGTCCTGCTGGCCACCGACCGCAGCGGCGTAATGGCGAGTGAAGACGGCACCCAGAGCGTCCGCGCTTCCAACCGCGGCTTCTCCCACCGCCAGGTGTCCGCTGTTCTGGCCGACCGCAACAACCCGGCCACGCTCTATGCGGGCGTAATCAACGACAAGGAATTCGGCGGCGTCTTCGTCAGCCACGATGCTGGCGCGCACTGGCAGCAGATGAACGCGGGCCTCTCCGGCCACGACATTTTCACTCTCGCGCAGACTTCGCACGGCGACTTGCTGGCGGGCACGCAGCGGGGTATCTACATCTACGAGCGTCCGGCGGGACGTTGGCGCGCGACTAATCTCATCGTCAATGAAAAAATTATCTCCACGCCCGCACGCGGTCCCAAGCTGAAGAACGCAAAATACGCCACGCACAAGGAATACGTGCGGGCAGAACTGAAGGGCCGGGTGGCGCGTATCGTGGTTGCCGGCGAGCGCTGGTACGCGGCCACCAGCGAAGGGGTTTTTGCCAGCTATGACCAGGGACATTCCTGGCACGGTGGCCCCGTCGGTGAGCTGCGAAACTTCTTCTCCGTTGACGTGGATGGCGAAAAGGTGGTGGCTTCCACGCCGAACTCGCTTGCGGTTTCACACAATCACGGGGTCGCTTGGACGCCTGTAAACTTGCCTTCGTTCGTGGGCACGGTGTCCAGCGTTGCCATGTCGCCCTCGGCCATGTGGGTTTCAGCCTACGCGGGAGTATTTTTCAGCAAGGACGACGGCGCCAACTGGGAGCACGTGCTGGTAGGAACTCCGCCGCAGAACCTGACCTCAGTCCGCTATGACGCCGTTTCCCAGCGGTTGCTCGGGGTGACTCATTCCGGCGAAGTCTATTCCACGGTCGACAACAACCACTGGAACCGGATTGCTGATGCCGGCATTCACATGCGATCGGTGAATTTCGCCGGCGGGCGACTGCTCGGCATTACCCCGTTTCGCGGCATCGTCGCACCGCCTGCAGGACAAGAAGTGCGCGCGACCGGCGGCGGTTTGCAGTAA
- a CDS encoding ATP-binding protein, whose amino-acid sequence MRLKLKTKLVIAISAMVVALVATLSYIYVAQLLRQRVTEAYQSADFTAHQIYHGAREALELDLTNSRVDADDPAAVEAAIEDSLQTDPGLNSLLQSIVGYSPTIYDAAIIDATGRALLHTDSDAQGKPVSVRPDFSTVVKGGFRQQMRVVFGKPEVYEVRLPLSRAGKPFGQIRVGLSTVFLKSELQPQVTHALEFTALSILVSMLLAAALSNFALRPLEAIARRLDRMTAGEIEPAPALRPARHDEYGVVTTKIDRLGQQMRDVKEVFSALKENLDQIMGNLQDGLMLFTQDARAVLVSASAEQFVGQKRSNMLGCHVSNIFTRDTRLGRAVLEAFEQHRSLTQRELAGDNGGRVQVSLDFIEEGGQKIGALLTMRDAESVRRIEDEIELSRRLAAIGRLTSGVAHEVRNPINAIMVHLEVLREKIKQIDPESRRHMDVISSEIQRLDRVVQTLVDFTKPVELRLSDADLRRIVEDVSVLAAPEASRQGVTVRCDLPPDPLTIKADADLVKQAVLNIALNGIQAMPGGGALQLVARRDDHLIEVEVRDQGPGIPPEIRDKIFNLYFTTKKTGSGIGLAMSYRVMQLHNGSMEFESQPGQGTTFHLRFPAAEHARSASSGMGADAQQVTAS is encoded by the coding sequence ATGCGGCTCAAGCTCAAAACCAAACTGGTGATTGCCATCAGCGCCATGGTCGTGGCGCTGGTAGCGACGCTTTCCTATATCTACGTCGCGCAATTGCTGCGGCAGAGGGTGACGGAGGCGTACCAGAGCGCCGACTTCACCGCGCACCAGATCTACCACGGGGCGCGCGAGGCGCTGGAACTGGACCTGACCAACTCGCGCGTCGATGCCGACGACCCGGCGGCCGTGGAAGCTGCCATCGAAGACAGCCTGCAGACCGATCCCGGCCTTAATTCCCTGCTGCAATCGATTGTTGGCTACTCGCCGACGATTTACGACGCCGCCATCATCGACGCCACCGGGCGGGCGCTGCTGCACACCGACTCCGACGCGCAGGGCAAGCCGGTTTCGGTGCGACCCGATTTCTCCACGGTGGTGAAAGGCGGCTTCCGTCAGCAAATGCGAGTGGTCTTCGGCAAGCCCGAGGTTTACGAGGTACGGTTGCCGCTCAGCCGCGCGGGAAAACCGTTTGGACAAATCCGCGTCGGGCTCTCCACTGTCTTTCTTAAAAGCGAATTGCAGCCGCAGGTCACGCATGCGCTGGAATTTACCGCGCTCTCGATCCTGGTTTCGATGCTGCTGGCGGCGGCGCTCTCCAACTTCGCGTTGCGGCCGCTGGAGGCGATCGCACGGCGACTGGACCGAATGACGGCGGGGGAAATCGAGCCGGCGCCCGCCCTGCGCCCGGCGCGCCATGACGAATACGGCGTTGTCACCACCAAAATCGACCGCCTGGGCCAGCAGATGCGCGATGTGAAAGAGGTCTTCTCGGCGTTGAAAGAGAACCTCGACCAGATCATGGGCAACCTGCAAGACGGCCTGATGCTGTTCACGCAGGACGCGCGCGCGGTGCTGGTGAGCGCTTCAGCCGAACAGTTTGTCGGCCAGAAGCGCAGCAACATGCTGGGCTGCCACGTCTCCAACATTTTCACCCGCGACACGCGGCTGGGCCGCGCCGTTCTGGAGGCCTTCGAACAGCACCGCTCCCTCACCCAGCGCGAACTGGCCGGGGACAATGGGGGCCGGGTGCAGGTCTCGCTGGATTTCATCGAAGAAGGCGGACAAAAAATCGGAGCGCTGCTGACCATGCGCGATGCCGAGTCAGTGCGCCGGATCGAGGATGAGATCGAACTCTCGCGGCGGCTGGCGGCCATCGGCAGGCTCACCTCCGGGGTGGCGCATGAAGTGCGCAATCCGATCAATGCCATCATGGTGCACCTGGAGGTGCTGCGGGAGAAGATCAAGCAGATCGACCCGGAATCCAGGCGCCACATGGACGTAATCAGCAGCGAGATTCAGCGTCTGGACCGGGTGGTGCAAACGCTGGTCGATTTCACCAAGCCGGTGGAACTGCGGCTCAGCGACGCCGACCTGCGCCGCATCGTCGAAGACGTTTCCGTGCTGGCGGCGCCGGAGGCCTCGCGCCAGGGCGTCACCGTGAGGTGCGACCTGCCGCCGGACCCGCTTACCATCAAGGCGGATGCCGACCTGGTCAAGCAGGCGGTGCTCAATATCGCGCTCAACGGCATCCAGGCGATGCCGGGCGGCGGCGCGCTGCAACTGGTGGCGCGGCGCGATGACCACCTGATCGAGGTGGAGGTCCGCGACCAAGGGCCGGGAATTCCGCCCGAGATCAGGGACAAAATTTTCAATCTGTATTTCACGACCAAGAAAACGGGCAGCGGCATCGGACTGGCCATGAGCTACCGCGTCATGCAATTGCATAACGGGTCCATGGAATTCGAGTCGCAACCCGGACAAGGAACAACTTTCCATCTCCGCTTTCCGGCCGCCGAGCACGCCCGCTCAGCGTCTTCGGGGATGGGGGCCGACGCGCAACAAGTCACCGCGTCGTGA